TATGTAGCTTTGTCTTAAGTTTGTTTCTGAGAACAATAGCTCAAGATTACCagaaatatattgttttctatGTCGTgactgttataataataaatattttaggtacCTTGTAATTCGTTAGTGTTagcttcatttatttataccaaCCGTTACTTAATTGTGTAGTTTTAATTGCCTCATCTTATATCACTTCGCAAGTGTTACGGTGAGCATAAAGCcgtaactttttattatttaaattaaatctctTCTATATCTAAGAATAAACTGATtaaagttttatgaaaaattctagttgaaataaattttgtaatgtATACTGTAGTTTTGATTGAGCACCTAACATAGCACCTGTATCTCATTAGTCCAGTACTAATGCACTTCATGTCGTTCATTACATTCCGTAGTGAagaaaactacataatatttctgCCATGCCATTTATTACTTCGACGGGAAACATATtaaactatgatttatttaaataaataataaacttgaaCAAATCAATAATCGACTTTCAACTGTAGCACCAACCAATttggttaataataataatagatctaTGATAGAGATACAACTTAAAGCTAAACACCAGCTAGGTTGGTTTGTTGCTGCTTTGTGGTTGTATTGGCGATGGCAGCAAGCAGGCAGTGGCGGGCGTGTCGTTGTCGTCTAGGATAGAGGTCGACTGCTTCTCTGGGGCGAAGAAAGGGTCCTTGGATAATTCTACTGGACTGAACGGGTCCTGGCCTCTGTGTACCACCTCGAATGGATCAGTCTCCTGCTTCCTCTGGTCAACGAAGCTGAATTCATCGAACGAATCCAAAGCTGTTTCGAACCCTTTTGATGTTTGTGGGGCGAAGGGGTCGAACGTAGTTATTTTTCTAAGAGCTTCTGGACTGAATGGGTCCTTGGGTTCGGATTTTGGAGCTTCCTCGGCTATACTGTTGTCGCCACTGAAGTCTGATAGATCGATGTCGTAGTTTATGTTGCTCAGTCCTGGTGGCAGTTGGTCCGTACCAAATTCGTCGGGAGTCATCAGTTCGTCGATGGACCGTGAATCAAATGGCGTGAAGCCTAGAGGCGATGGTGTGAGCAGTTCTAATGAACTGGTCTGCTTCAAGTCCCATGTCTGGTCGAGGTTCTGTGGTGATTTGGAAGGAGATTGTCTTTCAATTACCTCAAAGCCGAGGATGTTAAGTTTTGGCTCGGTTTCTGGCTGGATGGTGATGTTTGGTTCTGTGGACTCTGTAGGAAGTAAGGTAGCCGCCAGAGGTTCTGGTGTGACCTCTGGCTTTGTCTGTGGTTCTTCCTGAGCGGTAGTGGTGCCTAAGTCGATGAGTGGCGCCGTATTGATTTCCTTCAGGTTCCCGAGGCGCGGCAGCTCGCGCCGTGGTTTTATTTCTAACGGCGTCTTCGTGAGGACGTCTTGTACTTTTTTGGCGATTTGCTCCTGTAAATTAAATTTCCTTGTTGTACAAAATGATGCTGTAAATTACTATTTTCATGGGGAATATAAAAAACCCGTATTcgagtatattttaatatttttctcgtGGTTTTCCTGGCCACTGATAACATTAGTGATTTGGGAAATCCCAATAAATGTCATTCAGGAAATGACCTTTTCATGAAACTTGTTTTGGTTACCTCAAAGCTCTGAGCGTTGGCAGCGAGTTGTTCAGCGCGCGTGTGTATGTTGTGTGTGTGCGTGAGCAACTTCTGCGCGTGCGCACGTTGCTCGTCCGCCTCGCGCACCGCGCCGCACAGGGACAGCGCCGCCGCCTGGTCAGACATACACTTACTATTAGTAATAAGACTACaatagaatttatttagttaaacaaTCAAATAACTACAATCTCCAAAAGTTTGATCATCCTTAATTACAAacaattattgattttatattatattgtaatattccaTACTAGTATTTACCCAAGCGCTGCCCCCGATGGAGGCCGGCATGGCCATGTAGCAGTCGAACTCTTTCTTGTCCATGTTCAGTGACTCGGCCGTCAGATTCTCAATGAACGAGACTGCACAGCACTGAAATAATTAAACAGGTTGCAACGTTAAATAGACACTTGATTTAAAAAACACTACATAGGAAATTCAATAcgaatgatttaatttaatgaggtaaaattaaaactgtagATAGGCATAACTTATCAGTCTGTTATACCCAAAGTAAAAGTGGCGACGCACATTGAAGATTCAACAACATATCACATGCCACAAAATCCTACATCGCGCAAATGATGTTTACACGCGAATAAAAATGCATAAGAAATCCCAACGTACAACTGTTCAGCAGGAGCCCGAtagcacgatcacctcgccagTCGCcgggtcggaggatcctccttttcagAACTTAGGGGactttattctttattacctgaattacttataaatatgtcACTTTTTTACATTCAcataaatatagttattttattactatttaaacCTTTCAAGGAAACTAGAGACTTTATAAAATgcaagcttctgccagcggctttgacGGCATTCTCATGGGATAAAGAGTGTCCCATGTATTTTCAttacagaccataatctacccctgttccaaatttcatcccgattccttcatccgttttgacgtgattgagtaacaaacatacacacaaacaccaactcacaaactttcgcatttataatattagtaagataactAGCTTTGAAGTTCAAAaatgcctttctggtctatttgtaataaagaattttgactttgactttaaacttACAAGGTTAGTAAAGTAGTATCCTCCCTCGCCGGTCATCAGTCGCTGCGCGTTACAGAACCGCGTCACGAAGTTTATGTTGCTGACGAGGCGGGGCGGGTTCGCTTTCAGCACCTGGgcataagtattattattaccgctcgttaaaaaaatacctataaataaagtGGTGAAATATGGtatcatgttttatttaataaacctGTGTTTATAGGACTAGTTTGCGTATACTTTTCCTTGGTTTcgtactaaatattattataaacagtaAATTCTACCTTTTAGCTTGTAAAAAAAGCAGTCTTCTTTAACCTTTGTCTATCTGTATAAGCGggataaactcaaaaactactgttTCCACCGACAGGTAGTGTGATTCCCGAAGAAGTTTTGAAAGTATGACGTTcagttgtaatttattatatccAGTATTAAGAAGCTAGTAGAATATCAAATGTCTTACAGTGAATATGAGTGCAGGCAAGAGATCGTCGGCGGAGGCGGGCGCGGCCGAGCACAGCCGCAACACGTGGCGACAACAGCGACGCACGCGCGACAACTTGTCGCCCGGCGACAGCGCGCTGTCCATGCCCAGCAACTCTGCAATATCACATATTGTCACTATTATAGCACTAATCAGTTACAAGGAAATGAAGTTTGATGGTATGCATTTCTCAACAACACTAGTACATCAACAAACCAAAGACTAGTATAAACTATGGCTTTTGGAACTTTGCAGTTTCACAGGTTCAATTCCTAAATCGAGCAAAGTATCTTAACGATGACATCGATTCcagctattttttattaatattccatTAATTATCACCTTATTACGagtattatatgtattaacCAAATTAAGGCATTATGTAACTTCCATCGAACCCATCTATagcacataaaataataatgtatgagGTTCCCAAGTGGGCTCACCGCTGATAGCCTTGTAGAGTAGCTGGCGACAGTCGGGGTTGTTCCTGTCGAGCTTGCACTCGAGGTGTCGCTCGCCGACCCAGCTGAGTTGCTGGATGCGCTCCGACATGGCGCGGTCCAGGCGCTCGTCGTCCGTGCCGCTTGGGGAGAACACTACTGACGGTAACCTGAACAAATACAAAGACATCATATATTAACACTTGATACAAGTATACAACTGATTCTTACTTGCGATATTTTCGACCGACTACGACAGCTTCATATAAATTTAGGTGAGCTTAGAGCACTGTAATTAGTTTGAAAGGGGAAAATACGCGATAGAGATATTCTGTAGGTAAATTGTAAGTGAAAATACAAatgcaattttaaattttaatagaatttccAAAAGAATAAAATGATGTAAACGTAAGTTTTGCAGTTACTGCGAGCTCTATCTTAATGTACTTGTACTCACTCGTGTAAGTATGTCATGGCGTGTTTCTCGACGAAGTCCATGAGCAGCTCCTTGGTGTCGGCCTCCACGTTCGCGAAGTGCGACGACGTGTCCATGTGCTTCATGAAACGCTGCGTAAATAATAaccataatattaaataaggatatttacataaataatacaaaataaaaaactaaatacggtacctacttaaatcaatttcaaattgCAAAAACATTTAGGTATTGTTTTTTCCAGTTTCTAAAAAAACTACTTGACCTTGTGATCAAAATCGAGATCACTCCAGAGAATAGAAATTAGACAATCTAAAACTCAAGACAAAAAAgaatatctctatatataaaaatcaattgctgttcgttagtctcgccaaaactcgagaacggctggaccgatttggctaattttggtctttaattatttgtggaagttcagggaaggtgtaaaaggtgagaaaaaaaatatttgaggcaATACGAAGTTTGTCGGGCCagctagtttttaaataaatgttaatgtttGGAATCccacatatacatatgtatatttccTTGGAATCAACCTCcctgttattttattgtaactttcgtgagacatactaaattaattatataattacagtaataattacagtagcagtgcgacaatcaccgcgtcgtgtgtcgcggaatgctgctcatgaatatgagcctctagcatggcttgaaactaatcgagttcctcgtcaaaacattacgtgagtaagccgataacataataattaacctccTGTTGTTTCACAGTAGTTGGTTAAAGGTTAGAATATAGGTGTCGTTCCCTTACCTGATACTGCCTCTGAACTCGCTCGGACAGCTCATCAACGCTGAGCACGTTGGCACACTTGATGACGTCCATGATGAAGCTGTGCACGAACAGCCGCGAGTCGCGGTCCACCGCGGGACCGAGCTGCGGGAACCGCGTGCGAAAGTCCCGCTTCATACCCTCGTTCACTATGCCCGGGATCTTGAACTCCGGGGGGCGTTTCTCTGCTGAGTGGTCGTGGTCATCTGGAGATATACAAGTGATCTTCGTAGTAATATTAATCATTTTTAAAGTAACTATTCTCATTACATtctatactattttattttggatCTAGAtctaacattattaaaaatattgtaaatacctgtatctaaataaatatacctgtatcaaaatttttatcgacttcaaaaaagatgGAGACAATTACTGTTATGCCGCAATTATGGATTGGTTTGCAAAACAATTTTTCGTTCGAAAGACATTATTTATTCCCTACTTTAGAGTTAGTAATAAGCGAGTGTCGACTGTAGGTACAGCTTCACAATATAACTAACCTGTGCTACTCTTCTTGAAGACACTGAACTTCAGCAGGTTCGCCTTCTTGAGGGTCTCGCTCTGCCGGAGCCGCTTCTCCTCAAACTTGGAGAAGGAGGAGTGGGAGGGAATCCTCAACCCTCGCTCCGGTTTCTTCTGTTCTGGTTTTGGTAATGTTGCTGATGACTCTTTTTCTGTTAACAcaggaataaaataattagaaataaagtTGGAGGTGAAATTCCTAGCTAAAGGACTTTTTGACTCAAGTCCAAGATAAGACCTGGTGgttggcaataggctctcctATTACAATCATATTACAACAACAAGCCTATGGTTCCTCGTTTAATccgttaaaaacaaaaacataaacaaaaaagaaagccTCCTTCGGCATATCTTAATCTCGCAGATAAAGGCGCAACGAACGAATGGCCATAGCTCGCATAAATTAGAAGACAGAACATGCTGTCCAGCCAAGCTCTTCCCCAGTAAATAGGCGTGATGATATTCACTAGAGATATGAGCAGACAAACACGATCATAAACACAGATTAGCATGTACACGAGCTTCGCTTCCCGGTCAATGCACGGAGACACGTGCTGCCGCCTCAGTTCACTAGATTTGTACAAGTTTCTACGCAGTAGGTACATATGCACCTGTTAGTGCATCTCTATACACAtgcataagtacctacttatatgtatgtgttatatgataaaataatactaaagagTTTCTTTGAATGCGGTAATTTTTCGAATATATTCCGTTCTTGAAAATGGGTTAGACTATCTGATAGGGCGTCAACATGAGAGCGAGCTTATGCTAGTGTAGCATGTGTCAATCTGGACCGATCAAATTATAAACTGTTTCAggttttttacatataaaataaaaccccATTTATCGACAGTTATACGTATTATAACGCCTACGTGTTACCTTGGGGGCTAGGGGACGACCCGACGGGGATAATACCGATATAactagatgttatttttatttatattgcaattaTATGTATTGCGGTTAAAataagcattattatttatttataattaaacaatgagACTTTAGAACTGCGATATGTTGCATAATGCATTGAAAGCAGTAGaaaagttttatgtaaaaaaaatctctGAAGCTCTAAAACAGAAGTGGTTAAATAGTTTCGTAatggggcccactattgaggaAGTTCATAGTTTATGTACCAATGCATATATTATGACACAATCCTACTTGACTGATAttaatgtgttaatttatttatattgattcaGTATGTTTATCAAACTACATAACACCACATAATAGGGACACACCTAGCGATTCACCTTGTGATTCAATCAGTTATTTATCTGGTGTTATGTGAAAACCATGTTTATCACAATGATAATAACTGGGAAGGTGAAGTTCACATTATCTGTTCTATAGTTAAATTACTTGTAGCGCTAtaacattatgtattaaatCGTTGATCAACACCTGTGATATGTATTGTGTTCGATTATTACACAATTTTAGAGTTAGAACCTATTTTGATTGTACACAAgtctgatttattattttcaattagttTGTGTTTCAGACTCTAAATGAATAATGAAGTAAACTGTCTATTTCTGTATTCTTAACAAACAAACTGTAATTGTCTAGTTACTTTGCACTGTACATGagtgtatgtaaaatatgtaatgaaatatatgtataaaacattggtaaaactaagattttttcgAGGAGggatatcatccaatgtttgcttgatcccgccttgggcgaggtgagaggaaaTGTAAGACTTTtacctgactaaaaaccaccccattcctactcctgcttttcaatattattttaggtcCCATTATCTAATACGGATACAATTTGAAAACCCACACTAATAAGAATTTTAGTAAATCCTTAATATATCTCAACTTTGATCAATTTGGTAATCACACCTGacaccccttgcccagcagtctcACTTACAATCATCAATCAACTCATaattgtgatgaaatttggaacaggggtagattatggtctgaaataacacataggctacttttgaTCTCATGGGAATGCAGACAGAGCCGTGGGCAGAAgctaaatgaattaattaataatgttattataatagcaAAGTACTATTTAAACAAAGCTTACACTTGTGTACATATGCATTATTGCCAAGTATTGCTTGTCTAGACACTATCTTGGAATTATAAGccattttcataatataatgaCAATTATAATTAGATAACAATTTGCAAATAAACCGATCTGCTATAAAactagaaatattaataaaaaaatagtaacttCTTATTTCATAACAAATTCTAATGAGTTACAATAGCATTTCATagttgcatattattatgtaaataaaacaatgattcCTTGTTTGAAGTAGCTTAAGTTCTTAAGTATTTGCTACAGAAATGATCTCATTGTTTCAGAATAAACAAAACTACTGTGTTTCTACCATATTcgtcttttattaatttatttacatctaaactataaaattaacaaataatctAACAATTACATGCTATTTACAAAGCTTCAAAAAATTTACCCAAATTACTGTGATAATGTTtttcttattagattttttaaaaacaatttatttgcgATAGTGTGGTAACTATAAAGATATGAATAGACTAcagtactaaatactaattaatcAGTGTAAAACTGATTTGCCTATAATTATGTTGTGAGTCCTATGTCCCAGGGGTTGACCCTTTTGCCATACACCAGGCAGAATTCTGGATTTCATGCTATTACAGAttgattaaaattcaaaacaagaCCCAATAGTGGATGAGACCCATTGCTCAGCAGCTACACTACTGTTACTCAAGCATTTGACCAATGAAGCAAATCAATAaggtaagtataaaaaaattactttgaaaaatTTGTGTTCCTAATATTGTTCTATGCTGCCGATTTGTTATCACAAATGTGGGTATTTCCACTAAAGTAGGTATTGTAATGAATTAGATTTTGAATAAATTGATAACAAACTGTATGACTCACCAGCCTTTCTCTGCCGTTGCATCTGTTCT
This window of the Spodoptera frugiperda isolate SF20-4 chromosome 23, AGI-APGP_CSIRO_Sfru_2.0, whole genome shotgun sequence genome carries:
- the LOC118266918 gene encoding rab5 GDP/GTP exchange factor isoform X2, giving the protein MMFASKMPSLRIDQSDLKCKNGCDYFGNPQWQGYCSKCHREQMQRQRKAEKESSATLPKPEQKKPERGLRIPSHSSFSKFEEKRLRQSETLKKANLLKFSVFKKSSTDDHDHSAEKRPPEFKIPGIVNEGMKRDFRTRFPQLGPAVDRDSRLFVHSFIMDVIKCANVLSVDELSERVQRQYQRFMKHMDTSSHFANVEADTKELLMDFVEKHAMTYLHELPSVVFSPSGTDDERLDRAMSERIQQLSWVGERHLECKLDRNNPDCRQLLYKAISELLGMDSALSPGDKLSRVRRCCRHVLRLCSAAPASADDLLPALIFTVLKANPPRLVSNINFVTRFCNAQRLMTGEGGYYFTNLCCAVSFIENLTAESLNMDKKEFDCYMAMPASIGGSAWAAALSLCGAVREADEQRAHAQKLLTHTHNIHTRAEQLAANAQSFEEQIAKKVQDVLTKTPLEIKPRRELPRLGNLKEINTAPLIDLGTTTAQEEPQTKPEVTPEPLAATLLPTESTEPNITIQPETEPKLNILGFEVIERQSPSKSPQNLDQTWDLKQTSSLELLTPSPLGFTPFDSRSIDELMTPDEFGTDQLPPGLSNINYDIDLSDFSGDNSIAEEAPKSEPKDPFSPEALRKITTFDPFAPQTSKGFETALDSFDEFSFVDQRKQETDPFEVVHRGQDPFSPVELSKDPFFAPEKQSTSILDDNDTPATACLLPSPIQPQSSNKPT
- the LOC118266918 gene encoding rab5 GDP/GTP exchange factor isoform X1: MWFGPNLQRSYKYMMFASKMPSLRIDQSDLKCKNGCDYFGNPQWQGYCSKCHREQMQRQRKAEKESSATLPKPEQKKPERGLRIPSHSSFSKFEEKRLRQSETLKKANLLKFSVFKKSSTDDHDHSAEKRPPEFKIPGIVNEGMKRDFRTRFPQLGPAVDRDSRLFVHSFIMDVIKCANVLSVDELSERVQRQYQRFMKHMDTSSHFANVEADTKELLMDFVEKHAMTYLHELPSVVFSPSGTDDERLDRAMSERIQQLSWVGERHLECKLDRNNPDCRQLLYKAISELLGMDSALSPGDKLSRVRRCCRHVLRLCSAAPASADDLLPALIFTVLKANPPRLVSNINFVTRFCNAQRLMTGEGGYYFTNLCCAVSFIENLTAESLNMDKKEFDCYMAMPASIGGSAWAAALSLCGAVREADEQRAHAQKLLTHTHNIHTRAEQLAANAQSFEEQIAKKVQDVLTKTPLEIKPRRELPRLGNLKEINTAPLIDLGTTTAQEEPQTKPEVTPEPLAATLLPTESTEPNITIQPETEPKLNILGFEVIERQSPSKSPQNLDQTWDLKQTSSLELLTPSPLGFTPFDSRSIDELMTPDEFGTDQLPPGLSNINYDIDLSDFSGDNSIAEEAPKSEPKDPFSPEALRKITTFDPFAPQTSKGFETALDSFDEFSFVDQRKQETDPFEVVHRGQDPFSPVELSKDPFFAPEKQSTSILDDNDTPATACLLPSPIQPQSSNKPT
- the LOC118266918 gene encoding rab5 GDP/GTP exchange factor isoform X3; amino-acid sequence: MPSLRIDQSDLKCKNGCDYFGNPQWQGYCSKCHREQMQRQRKAEKESSATLPKPEQKKPERGLRIPSHSSFSKFEEKRLRQSETLKKANLLKFSVFKKSSTDDHDHSAEKRPPEFKIPGIVNEGMKRDFRTRFPQLGPAVDRDSRLFVHSFIMDVIKCANVLSVDELSERVQRQYQRFMKHMDTSSHFANVEADTKELLMDFVEKHAMTYLHELPSVVFSPSGTDDERLDRAMSERIQQLSWVGERHLECKLDRNNPDCRQLLYKAISELLGMDSALSPGDKLSRVRRCCRHVLRLCSAAPASADDLLPALIFTVLKANPPRLVSNINFVTRFCNAQRLMTGEGGYYFTNLCCAVSFIENLTAESLNMDKKEFDCYMAMPASIGGSAWAAALSLCGAVREADEQRAHAQKLLTHTHNIHTRAEQLAANAQSFEEQIAKKVQDVLTKTPLEIKPRRELPRLGNLKEINTAPLIDLGTTTAQEEPQTKPEVTPEPLAATLLPTESTEPNITIQPETEPKLNILGFEVIERQSPSKSPQNLDQTWDLKQTSSLELLTPSPLGFTPFDSRSIDELMTPDEFGTDQLPPGLSNINYDIDLSDFSGDNSIAEEAPKSEPKDPFSPEALRKITTFDPFAPQTSKGFETALDSFDEFSFVDQRKQETDPFEVVHRGQDPFSPVELSKDPFFAPEKQSTSILDDNDTPATACLLPSPIQPQSSNKPT